A window of the Streptomyces sp. JB150 genome harbors these coding sequences:
- a CDS encoding HAMP domain-containing sensor histidine kinase — protein MTDRRGGFRGWAAARKGVLSGLRFTSLRLRLVVVFGLVALTAAVSASAIAYWLNREAVLSRTQDAVLRDFEQEMQNRAGALPEHPGRDQLQHTAGQMAAGGQQFAVLLVAEDHAGRTVYGSSGGLNGFSIADVPASLREAVNKEQPLTAGNKSPYHLYWQRTVDDGTPYLVAGTRVIGGGPTGYMLKSLEPEAKDLNSLAWSLGIATGLALIGSALLAQAAATTVLKPVHRLGVAARRLGEGKLDTRLRVSGTDELADLSRTFNKAAEALEKRVADMAARDEASRRFVADMSHELRTPLTAITAVTEVLEEELDSEAGGIDPMIEPAVRLVVSETRRLNDLVENLMEVTRFDAGTARLVCDDVDIADQITACIDARAWLDAVELDAERGIHARLDPRRLDVILANLIGNALKHGGSPVRVSVREADDAVVIAVRDHGPGIPEDVLPHVFDRFYKASASRPRSEGSGLGLSIALENAHIHGGEITAENSPEGGAVFTLRLPKDASELARQDSEKAARNAGDGGAKGKGA, from the coding sequence GTGACGGACCGGCGAGGGGGTTTCCGCGGCTGGGCCGCGGCACGCAAGGGAGTTCTGTCCGGGCTGCGCTTCACCAGTCTGCGGCTGCGGCTGGTGGTGGTGTTCGGGCTGGTCGCGCTGACGGCCGCGGTGTCGGCGTCGGCGATCGCGTACTGGCTCAACCGGGAGGCGGTGCTCAGCCGTACCCAGGACGCGGTGCTGCGGGACTTCGAGCAGGAGATGCAGAACCGCGCGGGCGCGCTGCCGGAGCATCCGGGTCGCGACCAGCTGCAGCACACGGCGGGTCAGATGGCCGCCGGGGGCCAGCAGTTCGCGGTGCTGCTGGTCGCCGAGGACCATGCCGGGCGCACGGTGTACGGCAGTTCGGGCGGTCTGAACGGGTTCTCGATCGCGGACGTGCCCGCGTCGCTGCGCGAGGCGGTGAACAAGGAGCAGCCGCTCACTGCCGGCAACAAGTCGCCGTACCACCTGTACTGGCAGCGGACCGTGGACGACGGCACGCCGTACCTGGTGGCGGGCACCCGGGTGATCGGGGGCGGGCCGACCGGGTACATGCTCAAGTCGCTGGAGCCGGAGGCCAAGGACCTCAACTCGCTGGCCTGGTCGCTGGGAATCGCCACCGGGCTGGCGCTGATCGGCTCGGCGCTGCTCGCGCAGGCCGCCGCGACGACCGTGCTGAAGCCGGTGCACCGGCTGGGAGTCGCCGCGCGGCGGCTCGGGGAGGGCAAGCTGGACACCCGGCTGCGGGTGTCGGGCACCGACGAACTGGCCGATCTGTCGCGGACGTTCAACAAGGCGGCCGAGGCGCTGGAGAAGCGGGTCGCGGACATGGCGGCGCGGGACGAGGCGTCGCGGCGGTTCGTCGCGGACATGAGCCATGAGCTGCGGACGCCGCTGACGGCGATCACGGCCGTGACGGAGGTGCTGGAGGAGGAGCTGGACTCCGAGGCCGGCGGCATCGACCCGATGATCGAGCCGGCGGTACGGCTGGTGGTCAGCGAGACGCGGCGGCTGAACGACCTGGTCGAGAACCTGATGGAGGTCACCCGGTTCGACGCGGGCACCGCGCGGCTGGTCTGCGACGACGTCGACATCGCCGACCAGATCACCGCGTGCATCGACGCGCGGGCCTGGCTGGACGCGGTGGAGCTGGACGCCGAGCGCGGCATCCACGCCCGGCTGGATCCGCGCCGCCTGGACGTGATACTCGCCAATCTGATCGGCAACGCGCTCAAGCACGGCGGGTCGCCGGTGCGGGTGTCGGTGCGGGAGGCGGACGACGCGGTGGTGATCGCCGTACGCGACCACGGACCGGGCATCCCCGAGGACGTGCTGCCGCACGTCTTCGACCGGTTCTACAAGGCCAGCGCCTCGCGGCCGCGTTCCGAGGGCAGCGGGCTCGGTCTGTCCATCGCGCTGGAGAACGCGCACATCCACGGCGGTGAGATCACCGCCGAGAACTCGCCCGAGGGGGGCGCGGTGTTCACGCTGCGGCTGCCGAAGGACGCCTCGGAACTGGCGCGGCAGGACTCCGAGAAGGCCGCGCGGAACGCGGGCGACGGCGGCGCGAAGGGGAAGGGTGCCTGA
- the afsQ1 gene encoding two-component system response regulator AfsQ1: MPSLLLIEDDDAIRTALELSLTRQGHRVATAASGEDGLKLLREQRPDLIVLDVMLPGIDGFEVCRRIRRTDQLPIILLTARSDDIDVVVGLESGADDYVVKPVQGRVLDARIRAVLRRGERESNDSATFGSLVIDRAAMTVTKNGEDLQLTPTELRLLLELSRRPGQALSRQQLLRLVWEHDYLGDSRLVDACVQRLRAKVEDVPSSPTLIRTVRGVGYRLDPPQ; the protein is encoded by the coding sequence GTGCCTTCCCTGTTGCTGATCGAGGACGACGACGCCATCCGTACGGCCCTGGAGCTCTCCCTGACGCGCCAGGGACACCGGGTGGCGACCGCTGCCAGTGGTGAGGACGGTCTGAAGCTGCTGCGTGAGCAGCGGCCGGATCTGATCGTGCTGGATGTGATGCTGCCCGGCATCGACGGGTTCGAGGTGTGCCGGCGCATCCGGCGCACGGACCAGTTGCCGATCATTCTGCTGACCGCGCGCAGCGATGACATCGACGTGGTGGTGGGCCTGGAGTCCGGTGCCGACGACTACGTGGTGAAACCGGTGCAGGGGCGGGTCCTCGACGCCCGGATCCGGGCGGTGCTGCGGCGCGGGGAGCGGGAGTCGAACGACTCGGCGACCTTCGGCAGCCTGGTGATCGACCGCGCGGCGATGACGGTGACGAAGAACGGGGAGGACCTGCAGCTCACGCCGACCGAGCTGCGGCTGCTCCTGGAGCTGAGCCGCCGGCCCGGCCAGGCGCTGTCCCGGCAGCAGCTGCTGCGGCTGGTGTGGGAGCACGACTACCTGGGCGACTCGCGCCTGGTGGACGCGTGTGTGCAGCGGCTGCGCGCGAAGGTGGAGGACGTGCCGTCGTCGCCGACGCTCATCCGTACCGTCCGTGGTGTCGGCTACCGGCTGGACCCGCCTCAGTGA
- a CDS encoding SigE family RNA polymerase sigma factor, translated as MNTLHGTSTSAVITRLHDVHMHRGSEKSGAVSGRGCARGTGRQHTAIMTVVDGFTGGTNGGTAYREESGERRPPSEAEFTAYVQERRASLYATAYHLTGDRFEAEDLLQSALFSTYRAWDRISDKAAVGGYLRRTMTNLHISAWRRRKLNEYPTEELPETPGDTDAMRGTELRAVLWQALARLPELQRTMLVLRYYEGRTDPEIADILGISVGTVKSSIWRSLRRLREDEVLSFGRDEEDAFGELVA; from the coding sequence ATGAACACGCTGCACGGCACCAGCACCAGCGCAGTGATCACGCGTCTGCACGACGTGCACATGCACCGGGGTTCCGAGAAGTCCGGTGCCGTGAGCGGGCGGGGGTGCGCTCGCGGCACCGGGCGTCAGCACACCGCGATCATGACGGTGGTTGACGGTTTCACGGGGGGAACCAACGGGGGAACCGCGTACAGGGAGGAATCGGGGGAGCGCCGCCCGCCGTCGGAGGCCGAGTTCACGGCCTACGTCCAGGAGCGCCGCGCCTCCCTGTACGCCACCGCCTACCACCTCACCGGCGACCGCTTCGAGGCCGAGGACCTGCTGCAGAGCGCGCTGTTCTCGACCTACCGGGCGTGGGACCGGATCAGTGACAAGGCGGCGGTCGGCGGATACCTCCGCCGCACCATGACCAACCTGCACATCAGCGCCTGGCGGCGCCGCAAGCTCAACGAGTACCCGACCGAGGAACTGCCGGAGACGCCCGGCGACACGGACGCCATGCGCGGCACCGAGCTGCGCGCCGTCCTGTGGCAGGCGCTCGCCCGGCTGCCCGAACTCCAGCGCACCATGCTGGTCCTGCGCTACTACGAGGGCCGCACGGACCCGGAGATCGCGGACATCCTCGGCATCAGTGTCGGCACGGTGAAGTCCAGCATCTGGCGGTCGCTGCGCCGGCTGCGCGAGGACGAGGTCCTCAGCTTCGGCCGTGACGAGGAGGACGCCTTCGGGGAGCTCGTCGCCTGA
- a CDS encoding uridine kinase: MLLCGPSGSGKSLLAARSGLPVLRLDDFYKEGTDPTLPLVAGSSDIDWDHPGSWDADAAVAAIEELCRTGRTNVPVYDISLSARTGADAIDIGRTPLFIAEGIFAAEIVARCRELGVLADALCLSRGPVTTFRRRFLRDLREGRKSVPFLLRRGWRLMRDERSIVARQTALGAHACDRDEAMGRLAAAAAGRCVTARTAA, encoded by the coding sequence GTGCTGCTCTGCGGCCCGTCCGGCTCCGGCAAGTCCCTTCTCGCGGCCCGCTCCGGCCTTCCGGTGCTGCGCCTCGACGACTTCTACAAGGAGGGAACCGACCCGACGCTGCCGCTGGTGGCGGGGAGTTCCGACATCGACTGGGACCACCCCGGCTCGTGGGACGCGGACGCCGCGGTCGCCGCGATCGAGGAACTGTGCCGCACCGGCCGTACGAACGTTCCCGTCTACGACATCTCGCTGAGCGCCCGCACCGGCGCCGACGCGATCGACATCGGGCGGACCCCGCTGTTCATCGCGGAGGGCATCTTCGCCGCCGAGATCGTCGCCCGCTGCCGGGAACTGGGCGTGCTGGCCGACGCGCTGTGCCTGAGCCGCGGCCCGGTGACGACGTTCCGCCGGCGCTTCCTGCGGGATCTGAGGGAGGGCCGCAAGTCGGTGCCGTTCCTGCTGCGCCGCGGCTGGCGGCTGATGCGCGACGAGCGGTCCATCGTGGCCCGCCAGACCGCGCTGGGCGCGCACGCCTGCGACCGGGACGAGGCGATGGGCCGGCTGGCCGCCGCGGCGGCCGGGCGCTGCGTCACGGCCCGTACGGCGGCGTAG
- a CDS encoding aldehyde dehydrogenase family protein, protein MSDRLSVFKTYKLYVGGKFPRSESGRVYEVTDSKGNWLANAPQSSRKDARDAVVAARKAFGAWSGATAYNRGQVLYRVAEMLEGRREQFTREVADAEGLSKSKAAAVVDATIDRWVWYAGWTDKIAQVIGGANPVAGPFFNLSSPEPTGVVAVVAPQESSFLGLVSVVAPVIATGNTAVVIASERSPLPALSLGEVLATSDVPGGVVNVLSGRTAELAAPLAAHQDVNAIDLAGADEALAKELEIAAADNLKRVLRPQPVDESGWFATPGTDRMTAFLETKTVWHPTGSLGASGSSY, encoded by the coding sequence ATGTCTGACCGTCTCAGTGTGTTCAAGACCTACAAGCTGTACGTGGGCGGGAAGTTCCCGCGTTCGGAGAGCGGCCGGGTGTACGAGGTGACGGACTCCAAGGGCAACTGGCTGGCCAACGCGCCGCAGTCGAGCCGCAAGGACGCCCGGGACGCGGTGGTCGCGGCCCGCAAGGCGTTCGGCGCCTGGTCGGGCGCGACGGCGTACAACCGGGGCCAGGTCCTCTACCGCGTCGCGGAGATGCTGGAGGGCCGCCGGGAGCAGTTCACGCGCGAGGTCGCGGACGCGGAGGGCCTGTCGAAGTCCAAGGCGGCGGCGGTCGTGGACGCCACGATCGACCGCTGGGTGTGGTACGCGGGCTGGACCGACAAGATCGCCCAGGTGATCGGCGGCGCCAACCCGGTCGCGGGCCCGTTCTTCAACCTGTCCTCGCCGGAGCCGACGGGTGTGGTGGCGGTCGTCGCCCCGCAGGAGTCGTCGTTCCTCGGCCTGGTCTCCGTGGTCGCCCCGGTGATCGCGACGGGCAACACGGCGGTCGTGATCGCCTCGGAGCGCTCCCCGCTGCCCGCCCTGTCCCTGGGCGAGGTCCTGGCCACCTCCGACGTCCCCGGCGGCGTGGTGAACGTCCTGTCCGGCCGTACGGCGGAACTGGCGGCGCCCCTGGCCGCGCACCAGGACGTCAACGCGATCGACCTCGCGGGCGCCGACGAGGCGCTGGCCAAGGAGCTGGAGATCGCCGCGGCGGACAACCTCAAGCGCGTGCTGCGTCCACAGCCTGTGGACGAGTCCGGCTGGTTCGCCACCCCGGGCACCGACCGCATGACGGCCTTCCTGGAGACCAAGACGGTCTGGCACCCGACGGGTTCGCTCGGCGCGTCCGGCTCGTCGTACTGA
- a CDS encoding aldehyde dehydrogenase family protein — MNKEKPASAFAYAPAPESRSVVDIAPSYGLFIDGEFTEAADGKVFKTVSPSTEEVLSEVAQAGEADVDRAVRAARKAFEKWSALPGSERAKYLFRIARIIQERSRELAVLETLDNGKPIRETRDADLPLVAAHFFYYAGWADKLGHAGFGANPRPLGVAGQVIPWNFPLLMLAWKIAPALATGNTVVLKPAETTPLSALFFADICRQAGLPKGVVNILPGYGDAGAALVAHPDVNKVAFTGSTAVGKEIARTVAGTRKKLTLELGGKGANIVFDDAPIDQAVEGIVNGIFFNQGQVCCAGSRLLVQESVHDELLDSLKRRLSTLRLGDPLDKNTDIGAINSAEQLARITALAERGEAEGAERWSPACELPESGYWFAPTLFTGVTQAHTIARDEIFGPVLSVLTFRTPDEAVAKANNTQYGLSAGIWTEKGSRILAVANKLRAGVVWSNTFNKFDPTSPFGGYKESGFGREGGRHGLEAYLDV, encoded by the coding sequence ATGAACAAGGAAAAGCCGGCATCGGCATTCGCTTACGCACCGGCCCCCGAGTCCCGCTCGGTCGTCGACATCGCCCCCTCGTACGGCCTGTTCATCGACGGCGAGTTCACCGAGGCGGCCGACGGCAAGGTCTTCAAGACGGTCAGCCCCTCCACCGAGGAGGTGCTCTCCGAGGTCGCGCAGGCCGGCGAGGCGGACGTGGACCGTGCGGTGCGGGCCGCCCGCAAGGCCTTCGAGAAGTGGTCGGCGCTGCCCGGCAGCGAGCGCGCCAAGTACCTGTTCCGCATCGCCCGGATCATCCAGGAGCGCAGCCGCGAGCTGGCGGTCCTGGAGACCCTGGACAACGGCAAGCCGATCAGGGAGACCCGCGACGCCGACCTGCCCCTGGTCGCCGCGCACTTCTTCTACTACGCGGGCTGGGCCGACAAGCTCGGCCACGCGGGCTTCGGCGCGAACCCCCGCCCGCTGGGCGTGGCGGGCCAGGTCATCCCCTGGAACTTCCCGCTGCTGATGCTGGCGTGGAAGATCGCCCCGGCGCTGGCGACCGGCAACACGGTCGTGCTCAAGCCCGCCGAGACGACCCCGCTGTCCGCCCTGTTCTTCGCGGACATCTGCCGACAGGCGGGCCTGCCGAAGGGCGTCGTCAACATCCTCCCCGGCTACGGCGACGCGGGCGCGGCGCTGGTGGCCCACCCGGACGTGAACAAGGTGGCCTTCACCGGCTCCACGGCCGTCGGCAAGGAGATCGCCCGCACGGTCGCCGGCACCCGCAAGAAGCTCACGCTGGAGCTGGGCGGCAAGGGCGCCAACATCGTCTTCGACGACGCCCCCATCGACCAGGCCGTCGAGGGCATCGTCAACGGCATCTTCTTCAACCAGGGCCAGGTGTGCTGCGCGGGCAGCCGCCTGCTGGTGCAGGAGTCGGTCCACGACGAGCTGCTGGACTCCCTCAAGCGCCGCCTGTCCACGCTGCGCCTCGGCGACCCGCTGGACAAGAACACCGACATCGGCGCGATCAACTCGGCCGAGCAGCTGGCCCGGATCACCGCGCTCGCCGAGCGGGGCGAGGCGGAGGGCGCCGAGCGCTGGTCGCCGGCCTGCGAGCTGCCGGAGAGCGGCTACTGGTTCGCCCCGACGCTGTTCACGGGCGTCACCCAGGCGCACACCATCGCCCGCGACGAGATCTTCGGCCCGGTCCTGTCGGTGCTGACGTTCCGCACCCCGGACGAGGCCGTCGCCAAGGCCAACAACACGCAGTACGGCCTGTCGGCGGGCATCTGGACGGAGAAGGGCTCGCGGATCCTCGCCGTGGCGAACAAGCTCCGCGCGGGCGTCGTCTGGTCCAACACGTTCAACAAGTTCGACCCGACCTCGCCGTTCGGCGGCTACAAGGAGTCGGGCTTCGGCCGCGAGGGCGGCCGCCACGGCCTGGAGGCGTACCTCGATGTCTGA
- the deoC gene encoding deoxyribose-phosphate aldolase, whose amino-acid sequence MPTTAPAAHALSDVTASDSTLRRFLHGLPGVDAVGLEARAASLGTRSIKTTAKAYAIDLAISMVDLTTLEGADTPGKVRALGAKAVHPDPTDRSTPATAAVCVYPDMVAAAKEAVAGSSVKVASVATAFPAGRAPLEVKLADVREAVAAGADEIDMVIDRGAFLAGRYLKVYDEIVAVKEACGADARLKVIFETGELSTYDNIRRASWLGMLAGADFIKTSTGKVAVNATPANTLLMLEAVRDFRAQTGVQVGVKPAGGIRTSKDAIKFLVLVNETVGEDWLDNHWFRFGASSLLNDLLMQRQRLATGRYSGPDYVTVD is encoded by the coding sequence ATGCCCACTACTGCCCCCGCCGCACACGCACTGAGTGACGTCACCGCGTCCGACAGCACGCTGCGCCGTTTCCTGCACGGGCTGCCCGGCGTCGACGCGGTCGGCCTGGAGGCGCGCGCCGCCTCTCTCGGCACCCGTTCCATCAAGACGACCGCCAAGGCGTACGCCATCGACCTGGCCATCTCGATGGTCGACCTGACGACGCTGGAAGGCGCGGACACCCCGGGCAAGGTCCGGGCGCTCGGCGCCAAGGCGGTCCACCCGGACCCCACCGACCGCTCCACGCCCGCCACCGCCGCGGTCTGCGTCTACCCCGACATGGTGGCCGCCGCGAAAGAGGCCGTGGCCGGCTCCTCGGTGAAGGTCGCCTCGGTCGCCACCGCCTTCCCCGCGGGCCGCGCCCCGCTGGAGGTGAAGCTGGCCGACGTCCGTGAGGCGGTCGCCGCGGGTGCCGACGAGATCGACATGGTCATCGACCGCGGCGCGTTCCTCGCGGGGCGCTACCTGAAGGTGTACGACGAGATCGTCGCCGTGAAGGAGGCCTGCGGCGCGGACGCCCGCCTGAAGGTCATCTTCGAGACCGGCGAGCTGTCGACGTACGACAACATCCGCCGCGCGAGCTGGCTCGGCATGCTGGCCGGGGCGGACTTCATCAAGACCTCGACCGGCAAGGTCGCCGTCAACGCGACCCCCGCGAACACGCTGCTGATGCTGGAGGCCGTGCGGGACTTCCGCGCGCAGACCGGCGTCCAGGTCGGCGTGAAGCCCGCCGGCGGCATCCGCACCTCGAAGGACGCCATCAAGTTCCTGGTCCTGGTCAACGAGACCGTCGGCGAGGACTGGCTGGACAACCACTGGTTCCGCTTCGGCGCGTCCTCGCTCCTGAACGACCTGCTGATGCAGCGGCAGAGGCTGGCCACCGGCCGCTACTCCGGACCCGACTACGTGACGGTGGACTGA
- a CDS encoding PH domain-containing protein, with amino-acid sequence MTSTESKDRIYRSPAGIAGGVLLLGLAAWLGIDAIVAGEGRTPWLALAALLLIVPLVTAFTLRPAVSADDDRLRVRNPFRVVVLPWGEVASLRSGYSNEVVAKSGKKYQLWAIPVSLRARKKAARREARRGVGAPGVLGGRDRGLGGLAGFGGGAAVPEEPVRAQSDQIMDELRELLEAREKAESAQGQVTVRWAYEIAAPAVAGAVLLAVLIGVG; translated from the coding sequence ATGACCTCCACCGAGTCCAAGGACCGGATCTACCGCTCGCCCGCGGGCATCGCCGGCGGTGTGCTGCTGCTCGGCCTCGCCGCGTGGCTCGGCATCGACGCGATCGTCGCCGGTGAGGGGCGCACGCCCTGGCTGGCGCTCGCGGCGCTGCTGCTGATCGTGCCGCTCGTGACCGCCTTCACGCTGCGGCCCGCCGTGTCCGCCGACGACGACCGGCTGCGCGTCCGCAACCCGTTCCGGGTCGTCGTGCTGCCCTGGGGCGAGGTCGCCTCGCTGCGGTCCGGGTACTCGAACGAGGTCGTCGCCAAGTCCGGGAAGAAGTACCAGCTGTGGGCCATCCCGGTGTCCCTGCGCGCGCGGAAGAAGGCGGCGCGGCGGGAGGCCCGGCGGGGCGTCGGGGCGCCCGGTGTCCTCGGGGGCCGGGATCGGGGGCTCGGAGGGCTCGCCGGGTTCGGCGGCGGGGCCGCCGTGCCGGAGGAGCCGGTGCGGGCCCAGTCCGACCAGATCATGGACGAGCTGCGGGAACTGCTGGAGGCGCGCGAGAAGGCCGAGAGCGCGCAGGGGCAGGTCACCGTGCGGTGGGCCTACGAGATCGCGGCACCCGCGGTGGCGGGGGCGGTGTTGCTGGCGGTGCTGATCGGGGTGGGCTGA
- a CDS encoding phospho-sugar mutase, with protein sequence MTTDDLIARAKAWLAEDPDAETRDELAKLIEAHDVQELTARFSGTLQFGTAGLRGELGAGPLRMNRSVVIRAAAGLAAYLNKNGHTGGLVVIGYDARHKSADFARDTAAVMTGAGLRAALLPRPLPTPVLAFAIRHLGAVAGVEVTASHNPPRDNGYKVYLGDGSQIVPPADADIAAEIAAIPSLTTVSRPTEGWETLDDSVLDAYLARTDAVLSPDSPRTARTVYTAMHGVGKDTLLAAFARAGFPAPDLVAEQADPDPDFPTVAFPNPEEPGAMDLAFARARETDPDLVIANDPDADRCAVAVKDGADWRMLRGDEVGALLAAHLVSRGARGTFAESIVSSSLLGRIAEKANLPYEETLTGFKWIARVEGLRYGYEEALGYCVDPEGVRDKDGITAALLITELASVLKEQGRTLPDLLDDLAVEHGLHATDQLSVRVQDLSLIADAMRRLREQPPTQLAGLPITKAEDLTQGTDKLPPTDGLRYTLEGARVIVRPSGTEPKLKCYLEVVVPVTAHADLPAARTKATQLLSAIKQDLSAAAGI encoded by the coding sequence GTGACGACCGACGACCTCATCGCCCGCGCCAAGGCATGGCTGGCCGAGGACCCCGACGCGGAGACCCGCGACGAACTCGCCAAGCTCATCGAGGCCCACGACGTCCAGGAACTCACCGCCCGCTTCAGCGGCACCCTCCAGTTCGGCACCGCCGGCCTGCGCGGCGAACTCGGCGCCGGCCCCCTGCGCATGAACCGCTCGGTCGTCATCCGGGCCGCCGCCGGCCTCGCCGCGTACCTGAACAAGAACGGCCACACCGGCGGCCTCGTCGTCATCGGCTACGACGCCCGCCACAAGTCCGCGGACTTCGCCCGCGACACGGCCGCCGTCATGACCGGCGCCGGCCTGCGCGCGGCGCTGCTGCCCCGCCCCCTCCCCACCCCCGTCCTCGCCTTCGCCATAAGGCACCTCGGCGCGGTCGCCGGCGTGGAGGTCACGGCCAGCCACAACCCGCCCCGCGACAACGGCTACAAGGTGTACCTGGGCGACGGCTCCCAGATCGTCCCGCCCGCGGACGCGGACATCGCCGCGGAGATCGCCGCGATCCCGTCCCTCACCACGGTCTCCCGTCCCACCGAGGGCTGGGAGACCCTCGACGACAGCGTCCTCGACGCCTATCTGGCGCGCACCGACGCCGTCCTCTCGCCGGACTCCCCCCGCACGGCCCGCACGGTCTACACGGCCATGCACGGCGTCGGCAAGGACACCCTCCTCGCCGCCTTCGCCCGCGCCGGCTTCCCCGCCCCGGACCTGGTCGCCGAACAGGCCGACCCGGACCCGGACTTCCCCACCGTCGCCTTCCCCAACCCGGAAGAGCCCGGCGCGATGGACCTGGCCTTCGCCAGGGCCCGCGAGACGGACCCCGACCTGGTGATCGCCAACGACCCGGACGCCGACCGCTGCGCCGTGGCCGTCAAGGACGGCGCCGACTGGCGCATGCTCCGCGGCGACGAGGTGGGCGCGCTCCTCGCCGCCCACCTGGTGTCCCGCGGGGCGCGCGGCACCTTCGCGGAGTCGATCGTCTCCTCCTCCCTCCTCGGCCGCATCGCCGAGAAGGCGAACCTGCCGTACGAGGAGACCCTGACGGGCTTCAAGTGGATCGCCCGCGTCGAGGGCCTGCGCTACGGCTACGAGGAGGCCCTCGGCTACTGCGTCGACCCGGAGGGCGTCCGCGACAAGGACGGCATCACCGCGGCCCTGCTGATCACGGAACTCGCCTCGGTCCTCAAGGAGCAGGGCCGCACCCTGCCCGACCTCCTCGACGACCTCGCCGTGGAGCACGGCCTGCACGCCACGGACCAGCTGTCGGTCCGCGTGCAGGACCTCTCCCTCATCGCGGACGCGATGCGCCGCCTGCGCGAGCAGCCGCCGACCCAGCTCGCGGGCCTGCCCATCACGAAGGCCGAGGACCTGACCCAGGGCACGGACAAGCTCCCGCCCACCGACGGTCTGCGCTACACGCTCGAAGGCGCCCGCGTCATCGTCCGCCCCAGCGGCACGGAGCCGAAGCTGAAGTGCTACCTGGAGGTCGTCGTCCCGGTGACGGCCCACGCCGACCTCCCGGCCGCCCGCACGAAGGCGACGCAGCTGCTGTCGGCGATCAAGCAGGACCTCTCGGCAGCAGCGGGCATCTGA
- a CDS encoding purine-nucleoside phosphorylase, protein MNASLLPDDIQGDPYAAADAAAARLRELTGAESHDVALVMGSGWAPAVDALGAPAAEFQVTELPGFPPPAVEGHGGKIRSYRIGDKRALVFLGRTHYYEGRGVASVAHGVRTAVAAGAKTVVLTNGCGGLREGMRPGQPVLISDHINLTATSPIVGANFVDLTDLYSPRLRALCKEIDPTLEEGVYAQFPGPHYETPAEIRMARVIGADLVGMSTVLEAIAAREAGAEILGISLVTNLAAGMTGEPLNHEEVLQAGRDSAARMGSLLAQVLGRL, encoded by the coding sequence GTGAACGCATCTCTTCTTCCGGACGACATCCAGGGCGACCCCTACGCCGCCGCCGACGCCGCCGCCGCGCGCCTGCGCGAACTCACCGGCGCCGAGTCCCACGACGTCGCCCTCGTGATGGGCTCCGGCTGGGCGCCGGCCGTGGACGCGCTGGGCGCTCCCGCAGCCGAGTTCCAGGTCACCGAGCTCCCCGGCTTCCCGCCGCCGGCGGTCGAAGGGCACGGCGGCAAGATCCGCTCCTACCGGATCGGCGACAAGCGCGCCCTGGTCTTCCTGGGCCGCACCCACTACTACGAGGGGCGCGGCGTGGCCTCCGTCGCGCACGGGGTGCGCACCGCCGTCGCCGCGGGCGCGAAGACGGTGGTCCTGACCAACGGCTGCGGCGGCCTGCGCGAGGGCATGCGGCCCGGCCAGCCGGTCCTGATCAGCGACCACATCAACCTGACCGCCACCTCCCCGATCGTCGGCGCCAACTTCGTCGACCTCACCGACCTGTACTCCCCGCGCCTGCGCGCCCTGTGCAAGGAGATCGACCCCACCCTCGAGGAGGGCGTCTACGCGCAGTTCCCCGGCCCGCACTACGAGACCCCGGCCGAGATCCGCATGGCCCGCGTCATCGGCGCGGACCTCGTCGGCATGTCGACCGTCCTGGAGGCCATCGCCGCCCGCGAGGCCGGCGCCGAGATCCTGGGCATCTCCCTGGTCACCAACCTCGCCGCGGGCATGACCGGCGAGCCCCTCAACCACGAGGAAGTCCTCCAGGCCGGCCGCGACTCCGCCGCCCGCATGGGCTCCCTGCTGGCCCAGGTGCTGGGCCGCCTGTAA
- a CDS encoding gamma-glutamylcyclotransferase, translating to MSLYAAYAGNLDARLMTRRAPHSPLRATGWLNGWRLTFGGEQLGWEGALATIVEDPLSQVFVALYDIAPMDEESLDRWVGVDLGVYRRLQVRVHTLDGEEQAWVYVLNGYEGGLPSARYLGEIADAAESAGAPHDYIMELRKRPC from the coding sequence ATGTCGCTCTACGCCGCCTACGCCGGCAATCTCGACGCGCGGCTCATGACGCGCCGCGCTCCTCACTCGCCGCTGCGCGCCACGGGCTGGCTGAACGGCTGGCGGCTGACCTTCGGCGGCGAACAGCTCGGCTGGGAGGGCGCCCTGGCCACGATCGTCGAGGACCCCCTGTCCCAGGTCTTCGTCGCGCTCTACGACATCGCCCCGATGGACGAGGAGTCCCTGGACCGCTGGGTCGGCGTGGACCTCGGCGTCTACCGCCGCCTCCAGGTCCGCGTCCACACCCTCGACGGCGAGGAACAGGCCTGGGTGTACGTCCTCAACGGCTACGAGGGCGGCCTGCCCTCGGCCCGCTATCTGGGCGAGATCGCCGACGCCGCCGAATCCGCCGGAGCCCCCCACGACTACATCATGGAACTGCGCAAACGCCCCTGCTGA